A stretch of Vigna angularis cultivar LongXiaoDou No.4 chromosome 4, ASM1680809v1, whole genome shotgun sequence DNA encodes these proteins:
- the LOC108330611 gene encoding pentatricopeptide repeat-containing protein At1g77360, mitochondrial: protein MIKLCSHRKNILSKWVLFAKMHSTSEAIQEVGEASERVSKVMMTCPTLALDTALNQTGVKVPPDLVEDVLKRFENAGMSAFQFFEWAEKQRGYSHSIRAYHLMIESLAKIRQYQIVWDLVNAMRKKGMLNVETFCIMMRKYARANKVDEAVYTFNVMDKYDVVPNIAAFNGLLSALCKSNNVRKAQEIFDAMKGRFEPDAKTYSILLEGWGKAPNLPRAREVFGEMVRAGCDPDVVTYGIMVDVLCKAGRVDEAVEVVKEMDESNCRPTSFIYSVLVHTYGVEHRIEDAIDTFQEMERKGIKADVVVYNALIGAFCKVNKFKNVHRVLQEMEINGVAPNSRTCNVIISSMICQGQTDRAFRVFRRMIKLCEPDADTYTMMIKMFCEKNDLEMALRIWKFMKSKQFVPSMHTFSALVKGLCEKGDAAKACVVLEEMIEKGIRPSRITFGRLRQLLLKEGREDVLKFLHEKMNLLVKEPLHD from the coding sequence ATGATTAAGCTTTGTTCccatagaaaaaatatattatccaAATGGGTATTGTTTGCAAAAATGCACAGCACAAGTGAGGCGATTCAGGAGGTTGGAGAAGCGAGCGAGAGAGTGAGCAAGGTTATGATGACGTGTCCCACACTGGCACTTGACACTGCTCTTAATCAAACTGGAGTTAAAGTTCCCCCTGATTTAGTTGAAGATGTTCTCAAACGATTTGAGAATGCGGGCATGTCAGCATTTCAGTTCTTTGAGTGGGCAGAGAAGCAGAGAGGGTACTCGCACAGCATAAGGGCATATCACTTGATGATTGAATCTCTGGCTAAGATTAGACAGTACCAGATCGTGTGGGACCTTGTTAATGCCATGAGGAAAAAGGGCATGCTAAATGTGGAGACTTTTTGCATCATGATGAGAAAGTATGCTAGGGCTAACAAGGTCGACGAGGCTGTTTACACCTTTAATGTCATGGATAAGTACGATGTGGTCCCAAATATTGCTGCATTTAATGGTTTGTTAAGTGCTTTGTGCAAGTCCAACAATGTGAGGAAGGCTCAGGAGATTTTTGATGCTATGAAGGGTCGATTTGAACCAGACGCGAAAACTTATAGCATTTTGCTGGAGGGGTGGGGAAAAGCTCCCAATCTTCCCCGGGCAAGGGAGGTTTTTGGAGAGATGGTTCGTGCTGGGTGTGATCCTGATGTTGTTACTTATGGTATAATGGTTGATGTTCTTTGCAAAGCAGGGAGGGTCGATGAAGCAGTTGAGGTTGTGAAGGAAATGGATGAGAGCAATTGCAGGCCTACATCTTTCATTTATAGTGTCCTGGTTCATACTTATGGAGTGGAGCACCGAATTGAAGATGCTATTGATACATTCCAGGAGATGGAGAGGAAGGGAATCAAGGCTGATGTTGTGGTTTATAATGCCTTGATTGGTGCCTTTTGTaaagtaaataagtttaaaaatgtGCACAGGGTCTTGCAGGAGATGGAGATCAATGGCGTTGCGCCGAATTCAAGGACCTGCAATGTTATCATAAGCAGTATGATTTGTCAGGGACAGACTGACAGAGCTTTTAGAGTTTTCCGCCGGATGATCAAGTTATGTGAACCGGATGCTGACACTTACACAATGATGATAAAAATGTTTTGTGAGAAAAATGATCTGGAAATGGCTCTGCGAATATGGAAGTTTATGAAGTCAAAACAATTTGTTCCAAGCATGCACACCTTTTCTGCCCTTGTCAAGGGGCTGTGTGAAAAAGGTGATGCCGCAAAAGCTTGTGTTGTGCTTGAAGAGATGATAGAGAAGGGAATTCGACCATCACGTATTACGTTTGGGAGGTTGAGACAGTTGCTTTTAAAGGAAGGGAGAGAAGATGTGCTCAAATTTCTTCATGAGAAAATGAATCTTCTTGTCAAGGAGCCTTTACATGATTAA